From the genome of Bactrocera oleae isolate idBacOlea1 chromosome 2, idBacOlea1, whole genome shotgun sequence, one region includes:
- the ATPsynD gene encoding ATP synthase subunit d, mitochondrial gives MASRRIAQTSVNWAALAERVPANQKANFGAFKTKSDVYLRSVLANPENPPQINWAHYKQLIPVAGMVDTFQKQYEALKVPYPVDNVTPQVEAEIKETKTEIESFKKGSQSRIAQYQQNIDHLKQMLPYDQMTMEDYRDSFPEQALDPINRPSFWPHDAEEQRDNKDREHAEH, from the coding sequence ATGGCTTCACGTCGTATTGCACAGACTTCTGTCAACTGGGCCGCTCTGGCCGAACGTGTGCCTGCTAATCAAAAGGCCAACTTCGGTGCTTTCAAAACCAAATCCGACGTTTACTTGCGTAGTGTTTTGGCCAATCCCGAAAATCCACCACAAATCAACTGGGCTCACTACAAGCAATTGATTCCAGTCGCTGGTATGGTTGATACGTTCCAGAAACAATATGAAGCACTGAAAGTACCATACCCAGTTGATAATGTAACCCCACAAGTGGAGGCTGAAATCAAGGAAACCAAGACCGAAATCGAAAGTTTCAAAAAGGGTTCCCAATCACGCATTGCTCAGTACCAGCAAAACATTGATCACCTAAAACAAATGTTGCCATACGACCAAATGACAATGGAAGACTACCGTGATTCATTCCCTGAACAAGCTTTGGATCCTATTAACCGACCATCATTCTGGCCTCATGATGCTGAAGAACAAAGAGACAACAAAGACAGGGAGCACGCTGAACATTAA
- the mRpL55 gene encoding large ribosomal subunit protein mL55, translated as MLLKHIITKSQQQIRCISSATAAVTRLHRSVYCRMYPTVVVQPDGSTINIRYHEPRKIIKLPLDLSTLSEAERKARLEARKPRKKVKIMEEVEDTFNAKKYMKYIKKK; from the exons atgcttctaaaacatataataacaaaaagtcAGCAACAGATTCGTTGTATCTCATCCGCAACAGCTGCTGTAACAAGACTACATCGCTCCGTGTATTGCCGCATGTATCCTACGGTCGTTGTGCAGCCTGATGGTTCCACAATTAACATACGCTATCACGAGCCAAGGAAAATAATCAAG CTGCCATTGGACCTAAGTACTTTAAGCGAAGCTGAGCGGAAGGCACGGTTAGAAGCACGTAAACCACGAAAGAAGGTCAAGATTATGGAGGAAGTTGAGGATACATTTAATGCaaagaaatatatgaaatatattaagaagaaataa